The Alnus glutinosa chromosome 7, dhAlnGlut1.1, whole genome shotgun sequence genome includes a region encoding these proteins:
- the LOC133872588 gene encoding tubulin-folding cofactor B-like, with translation MRHGLLLNLEFSGFSHLSALLCQPHHHYPMSVNEASDASLLGLLWPEKKKRIHTRTHSHSHRLTATADQRICNYRIERKRGSAIAAAKVELCLKTTPRCVEEKRKGLKERFVEQVLMASVLQIQGDESVLLRVTHSNLKSFSAELRFSLQTTVESAKEKLWRKCGTSLNSMCLELYDDTNTKVSVLTDDSRPLGFCSPLDGPCTFRKFKEKLASQNPSALGKKIPDNYMEDLCANIKVGDRCEVELGAKRGVVKFLGQAEPLAPGFWVVIQYDEPLEKHDGMAKGVRYFNCAPLHSAIIRPDKVKVCMQFILVLQAQICWTRFNSSRAFFLVSLQAVFL, from the exons ATGAGACATGGGCTTTTATTAAATCTCGAATTTTCAGGGTTCAGCCACCTAAGCGCACTTCTCTGTCAGCCTCATCATCATTACCCCATGTCCGTTAATGAAGCATCCGATGCTTCGCTGCTCGGACTTCTTTggccggaaaaaaaaaaacgcatccACACGCGCACTCACAGTCACAGTCACAGACTCACAGCAACAGCAGATCAAAGGATCTGCAATTACCGAATCGAAAGAAAAAGAGGATCCGCAATTGCCGCTGCAAAGGTTGAGCTGTGCCTTAAAACGACACCCCGTTGTgtagaagagaagaggaagggaCTCAAAGAAAGGTTTGTTGAACAGGTTTTGATGGCTTCTGTGTTACAGATCCAAGGGGACGAGTCGGTGCTCTTGCGCGTAACCCATTCCAACCTCAAGAGCTTCTCCGCCGAGCTACGCTTCTCGCTCCAG ACGACAGTGGAATCGGCGAAAGAAAAGCTCTGGAGAAAATGTGGGACTTCTCTGAATTCAATGTGCCTCGAGCTCTACGACGATACCAACACCAAGGTTTCGGTTTTGACCGACGATTCGAGGCCGCTCGGTTTCTGTTCTCCGCTTGATGG GCCGT GCACTTTTagaaaatttaaggaaaaattggCCTCTCAAAATCCATCAGCTCTTGGGAAAAAG ATACCCGACAACTATATGGAAGATCTTTGTGCCAATATCAAG GTAGGAGATAGATGTGAAGTTGAACTGGGGGCAAAAAGAGGTGTTGTAAAATTCCTTGGTCAGGCAGAACCTCTGGCACCTGGTTTCTGGGTTGTAATTCAATATGATGAACCGTTGGAAAAACATGATGGCAT GGCGAAAGGAGTACGTTACTTTAATTGCGCTCCTCTTCACAGTGCAATCATTAGGCCAGACAAAGTAAAGGTTTGTATGCAATttattcttgttcttcaggCTCAAATCTGTTGGACTAGATTTAATTCAAGCCGTGCTTTTTTCCTTGTCTCATTGCAAGCCGTATTTTTATAA